One Lacunisphaera limnophila DNA window includes the following coding sequences:
- a CDS encoding YggS family pyridoxal phosphate-dependent enzyme yields MFIEYDIFSQRADALRARIASACATAGRNPAEVTLLPVTKTHPAAAADYAARYGFAAVGENRVQEAAEKRPLAPATLRWELIGHLQSNKARLAVTHFARIQSVDSEKLLLVLDRAAGELGKKLPVLLQINAGNDPAKFGVDPADAPRLLESALALPHLQVDGLMTIAPLSDDPTVARRTFANLRTIRDQLVTHTGATLRELSMGMTGDLEAAVLEGSTLVRIGTALYGPR; encoded by the coding sequence ATGTTTATCGAATACGATATCTTTTCCCAACGGGCTGATGCATTGCGCGCGCGAATAGCCTCCGCCTGCGCCACGGCCGGTCGCAACCCCGCGGAGGTCACGCTCTTACCCGTGACCAAGACCCACCCCGCCGCCGCGGCCGACTACGCTGCCCGCTACGGTTTTGCCGCCGTGGGCGAGAACCGCGTGCAGGAAGCGGCCGAAAAACGCCCCCTCGCCCCCGCCACTCTCCGCTGGGAGCTCATCGGCCACCTCCAGTCCAACAAGGCCCGGCTCGCCGTCACCCACTTCGCCCGCATCCAGAGCGTGGACAGCGAGAAACTCCTCCTCGTCCTCGACCGCGCCGCCGGCGAACTCGGCAAAAAACTGCCTGTGCTCCTCCAGATCAACGCCGGCAACGATCCCGCCAAATTCGGCGTCGACCCCGCCGACGCCCCCCGCCTGCTGGAATCCGCCCTCGCCCTCCCCCACCTGCAAGTGGACGGTCTGATGACCATCGCCCCGCTCTCCGACGACCCGACCGTAGCCCGGCGGACCTTTGCGAATTTACGCACGATCCGCGACCAACTCGTCACCCACACCGGGGCCACCCTGCGGGAACTCTCCATGGGCATGACCGGCGACCTCGAGGCCGCGGTCCTGGAGGGCAGCACGCTCGTGCGCATCGGCACCGCCCTCTACGGGCCGCGGTAA